One region of Rhizobium sp. WYJ-E13 genomic DNA includes:
- a CDS encoding PAS domain-containing sensor histidine kinase, translated as MTIETELDQIALMFDGANVVVHGFDGIINRWTSGCEALYGWPRNEAVGKVVHELLATQFPTPLEEIRETVRRQGAWEGEVTHRHNNGQTLFIATRWSLFNPSLGKTAMIIQTNNDVTGMKRMQDDLAEREAHLRSILATVPEAMIVIDDAGRISSFSAAAERLFGYPSAEVCGRNVKILMSQPDRDAHDGHLSRYLMTGERRIIGYGRLVTGQRKDGSVFPMELSVGEAVTNGKRIFTGFIRDLTSRHKTEEELRQSQKMEAIGQLTGGLAHDFNNLLTVISGNLEMIEDKLTDERLRPLLREAQEAAEDGAKLTGQLLAFGRRQPLNPKPVDVGQLISGFSDLLRRTLGEAIEFRTTVIGSSNSALVDGSQLQNALLNLVLNARDAMPRGGKLSVEISRVKLDADYAQMYPQVRTGDYVLISVTDTGSGMTAEVKQRAFEPFFTTKGLGSGTGLGLSMVYGFAKQSGGHIQLYSEVGQGTTVRIFVPAVPKVAEDGTDQESQAGRSEPHIPRGFETILVVEDDARVRRVAVSRLISAGYEVIEAANGHEALDRLEDYPDVALLFTDIVMPGGMTGDELADIVRTLKPGIKILFTSGYAEPTIAGRELSPSTSLLKKPYTARELAIRLRELLD; from the coding sequence ATGACGATTGAGACGGAGCTTGACCAGATTGCCCTGATGTTCGACGGAGCAAACGTGGTCGTTCACGGTTTCGACGGGATAATCAACCGCTGGACCAGTGGCTGCGAGGCTCTCTATGGATGGCCACGAAACGAGGCTGTCGGAAAGGTCGTCCACGAACTTCTCGCAACGCAGTTTCCGACACCCTTGGAAGAAATCCGCGAAACCGTTCGAAGGCAAGGGGCGTGGGAAGGGGAGGTGACGCACCGACACAATAACGGCCAAACGCTTTTCATTGCCACGCGCTGGTCCCTCTTCAATCCATCGCTCGGCAAAACAGCGATGATTATCCAAACGAACAACGATGTAACCGGCATGAAGAGAATGCAGGATGATCTGGCGGAGAGGGAAGCACATCTGCGCTCCATCCTGGCCACGGTTCCCGAAGCGATGATTGTCATTGACGATGCCGGCAGGATCTCCTCCTTCAGCGCTGCGGCAGAGCGGCTTTTCGGTTATCCTTCCGCGGAAGTCTGCGGGCGCAACGTCAAGATCCTGATGTCGCAGCCGGATCGCGACGCCCATGACGGCCATCTCTCCCGATACTTGATGACCGGCGAGCGCCGGATTATTGGTTATGGTAGACTGGTGACCGGGCAGCGTAAGGATGGTTCGGTCTTTCCGATGGAGCTTTCCGTCGGCGAGGCGGTCACCAATGGCAAACGCATCTTCACCGGCTTCATCCGCGACCTCACGAGCCGCCACAAGACCGAGGAGGAGTTGCGCCAGTCGCAGAAGATGGAAGCGATCGGCCAACTGACCGGCGGGCTTGCGCATGACTTCAACAATCTGCTTACCGTCATCAGCGGCAATCTCGAGATGATCGAGGACAAACTGACGGACGAAAGGCTGCGACCGCTGCTGCGTGAGGCGCAGGAGGCGGCGGAGGACGGGGCGAAACTTACGGGCCAGTTGCTCGCCTTCGGTCGGCGCCAGCCGCTCAATCCGAAACCCGTCGACGTCGGGCAGCTTATTTCCGGTTTTTCCGACCTGCTGCGACGTACGCTCGGCGAAGCGATCGAATTTCGCACCACCGTGATTGGCTCGTCCAACAGCGCGCTGGTTGATGGATCGCAGTTACAGAACGCTCTTTTGAATCTTGTGCTCAACGCTCGAGATGCCATGCCGCGCGGCGGCAAGCTCTCGGTCGAGATCTCGCGCGTCAAGCTCGACGCCGATTATGCGCAGATGTATCCACAGGTGCGCACTGGCGACTATGTGCTGATCTCGGTGACGGACACCGGCAGCGGCATGACGGCGGAGGTCAAGCAGCGGGCCTTCGAACCCTTCTTCACGACCAAGGGCCTTGGTTCCGGCACGGGGCTCGGCCTTTCAATGGTCTACGGATTCGCCAAGCAATCCGGCGGCCATATTCAGCTTTATAGCGAGGTGGGCCAGGGAACGACTGTGCGCATCTTTGTTCCGGCAGTTCCCAAGGTGGCAGAGGATGGCACGGATCAGGAATCGCAGGCTGGACGGTCGGAGCCCCACATTCCACGCGGTTTTGAGACGATCCTCGTCGTGGAGGACGATGCGCGCGTGCGCCGTGTTGCGGTTTCCCGCCTCATCAGTGCCGGTTACGAAGTCATAGAAGCGGCAAACGGTCACGAGGCACTGGACCGGCTTGAGGATTATCCTGATGTCGCGCTGCTGTTTACCGATATCGTCATGCCCGGCGGCATGACCGGGGACGAATTGGCGGATATCGTGCGGACGCTGAAGCCGGGTATTAAGATCCTTTTCACATCTGGTTATGCCGAGCCGACGATCGCCGGCCGCGAGCTTTCCCCCTCCACAAGCTTGCTGAAGAAGCCCTACACGGCCCGCGAACTTGCGATCCGTCTGCGCGAATTGCTTGATTAA
- the blh gene encoding bifunctional sulfur transferase/dioxygenase Blh produces MPVTAISEKLSVSPQPSIETIQSLYDRGFRTLINNRPDDEDSAQPGTQGESQEAKHCKLSYAFIPVTLGAITEADVRAFQRAVDESEGPVFAHCKTGTRSLSLYLIGEVLDGRMPADAVVEFGHVRGFDTSGAAAWLKTHAARRPQVKGFFDKRTWSVQYVVSDPATGKCAIVDPVLDFDEKAGATATTNADAILEYVRSRGLTVEWILDTHPHADHFSAAQYLKEKTGAPTAIGERVVDVQKLWKGIYNWPELATDGSQWDRLFAHGETFKVGSIDAKVLFSPGHTLASITYVIGDASFVHDTLFMPDSGTARADFPGGDARILWNSIQEILTLPDEMRIFTGHDYQPKGRAPRWESTVADQKKSNPHLAGVTEEEFVALRTKRDKTLPMPKLILHALQVNIRGGRLPEPEANGKRYLKFPLDALEGAAWE; encoded by the coding sequence ATGCCTGTCACCGCAATATCCGAGAAACTGTCGGTCTCGCCGCAGCCGAGCATCGAGACCATCCAGTCGCTTTACGACAGAGGCTTTAGGACACTGATCAACAACCGGCCGGATGATGAAGATTCTGCCCAGCCAGGAACGCAGGGCGAAAGCCAGGAAGCAAAGCACTGCAAACTGTCCTATGCATTCATTCCGGTCACACTTGGTGCGATCACCGAGGCGGACGTCCGTGCGTTTCAGCGCGCAGTCGACGAATCCGAAGGGCCGGTGTTCGCCCATTGCAAGACCGGCACCCGATCACTCAGCCTCTACCTGATCGGTGAGGTTCTTGACGGCCGGATGCCTGCAGACGCGGTGGTCGAGTTCGGACACGTCCGGGGCTTCGACACAAGCGGCGCCGCAGCCTGGCTTAAGACACATGCCGCGCGCCGACCGCAGGTGAAGGGCTTTTTCGACAAGCGCACCTGGAGCGTCCAGTACGTGGTGTCCGATCCGGCGACCGGCAAGTGCGCCATCGTGGATCCGGTCCTGGACTTCGATGAGAAGGCGGGCGCGACAGCGACCACCAATGCCGACGCAATCCTCGAATACGTCCGCAGCCGGGGGCTGACCGTCGAGTGGATCCTAGATACCCATCCGCATGCCGACCACTTCTCGGCCGCCCAGTATCTTAAGGAGAAGACCGGGGCTCCGACAGCCATCGGCGAGCGCGTCGTCGACGTCCAGAAGCTGTGGAAGGGCATCTACAACTGGCCTGAACTTGCGACCGACGGCTCGCAATGGGACCGTTTGTTCGCCCACGGTGAAACCTTCAAGGTCGGCTCGATCGATGCCAAGGTGCTGTTCTCGCCCGGACATACGCTCGCCTCCATCACCTATGTGATCGGCGACGCAAGCTTCGTGCACGACACGCTCTTCATGCCCGACAGCGGCACGGCGCGCGCCGACTTCCCCGGGGGCGATGCCCGCATTTTATGGAATTCGATCCAGGAGATCCTCACCCTCCCCGACGAGATGCGGATCTTCACGGGCCACGACTATCAGCCAAAGGGCCGTGCACCCCGTTGGGAAAGCACGGTGGCCGACCAGAAGAAGTCCAACCCGCATCTTGCCGGCGTGACGGAGGAAGAATTCGTGGCGCTCAGGACGAAGCGGGACAAGACGCTGCCAATGCCGAAGCTCATCCTGCACGCCCTGCAGGTGAACATCCGCGGCGGGCGCCTGCCGGAGCCTGAAGCCAACGGCAAGCGCTACCTCAAATTTCCACTCGATGCATTGGAGGGAGCAGCATGGGAATGA
- a CDS encoding host attachment protein has translation MKSEIIPHDACVLVADGKKALLLRNIGTAYQLMLEVEQVIEASANPPSHEQGTDRPGRTWAGSHRSSVDETDFHDLEEQRFSTIVAERLETICAEGAIGKLVIAAAPKSLANLRQAMSESLSKRVIAEYDKDLVNLPIDEIQRHLVSER, from the coding sequence ATGAAGAGCGAGATCATTCCCCACGACGCATGTGTTTTGGTTGCCGACGGAAAGAAGGCTCTTTTGTTGCGTAACATCGGGACAGCTTATCAGCTGATGCTCGAAGTCGAGCAGGTCATTGAAGCGAGCGCCAACCCGCCCAGCCATGAACAGGGAACGGACCGACCGGGCCGGACCTGGGCGGGGAGCCATCGCAGCAGTGTCGATGAGACCGACTTTCACGACTTGGAGGAGCAGCGTTTCTCGACAATCGTAGCAGAGCGGCTTGAGACCATCTGCGCGGAAGGGGCTATCGGCAAACTCGTCATCGCCGCGGCTCCGAAATCGCTAGCCAACCTGAGACAGGCCATGTCTGAAAGCCTCAGCAAGCGCGTCATTGCCGAATACGACAAAGATCTCGTCAATCTGCCAATCGACGAAATTCAGAGACACCTTGTCTCAGAGCGCTGA
- a CDS encoding Hsp20/alpha crystallin family protein, whose product MADTATKLPVKTEEKSALPTGNLWSPFEAFRSEIDRLFDDFTPFSRRSSDRPLFGRVLPALGAWPTVPAVDVIERDDAFELTAEVPGLDEKNIEVKLSNGMLTIRGEKQEEKETKEKEYHISERRFGSFQRNFQLPDGVDAQKVEASFAKGILKVKLPKSAEAKKNERKIEIKAS is encoded by the coding sequence ATGGCTGACACAGCAACGAAGCTTCCGGTCAAGACTGAAGAAAAGTCTGCATTGCCGACCGGCAACCTCTGGTCCCCGTTTGAAGCATTTCGCTCGGAGATCGACCGTCTGTTTGACGATTTCACGCCTTTTTCGCGTCGCTCGTCGGATCGCCCATTATTCGGGCGCGTTCTGCCGGCGCTTGGTGCCTGGCCGACGGTCCCCGCAGTCGATGTCATCGAGAGGGACGATGCGTTCGAGCTCACCGCCGAGGTGCCCGGGCTCGATGAGAAGAACATCGAGGTCAAGCTGTCCAACGGCATGCTGACGATCCGGGGCGAGAAGCAGGAAGAAAAAGAGACAAAAGAAAAAGAATATCATATCTCCGAACGCCGCTTCGGCTCATTCCAGCGCAATTTCCAACTTCCCGACGGCGTCGATGCCCAAAAAGTGGAAGCAAGCTTTGCCAAGGGCATCCTGAAGGTCAAACTGCCGAAGAGCGCCGAAGCGAAAAAGAATGAGCGGAAGATCGAGATCAAGGCCTCGTGA
- a CDS encoding lysylphosphatidylglycerol synthase transmembrane domain-containing protein, with protein sequence MTEEMPSDRISHPTVDSTAKAALKLSPAIIAGWAIGVLGLGTLVAAVLHFGEIEIFLAALGRTSLGWLLPGIAFQLATYACAAMIWLLVLRRQGFRPPLGALFRLAVVELFANQAVPTGGVSGGLVVAQGLIRRGVSAAATVTALLSATIAYYSAYLLMASAAFAALWSTGKLDEKWAWLCIVFSLLIIAAPSVLIMTVRTRLSFIPHRIRSLRPVTRLADLLAKVDHRVLGDNRLLAKSILLQASIFLLDAATLWVVLHALGVAASPGAAFLSFVLASVVGTVSPLPLGLGSFEGACVGLLHLLGIRVEEALAATLVFRGLTFWLPMVPGLIFMHAEVRLTATGERRQA encoded by the coding sequence ATGACCGAGGAGATGCCATCGGATCGGATAAGCCACCCCACCGTCGACTCAACGGCCAAGGCGGCGCTGAAGCTTTCGCCAGCCATCATTGCCGGCTGGGCAATCGGCGTGCTCGGGCTAGGGACTTTGGTCGCAGCCGTTCTGCATTTCGGAGAGATCGAGATCTTTCTTGCCGCGCTCGGCAGAACATCGCTTGGCTGGCTTTTGCCTGGTATCGCGTTTCAGCTTGCGACCTATGCCTGCGCCGCGATGATCTGGCTCCTCGTCTTACGCAGACAGGGCTTCAGGCCTCCCTTGGGTGCTCTTTTTCGCCTTGCCGTCGTCGAGCTCTTTGCAAACCAGGCAGTACCGACCGGAGGCGTCAGCGGCGGCCTCGTCGTCGCGCAGGGTTTGATCCGCCGCGGCGTCTCGGCCGCGGCAACGGTTACCGCCCTTTTGAGTGCGACCATCGCCTATTACTCAGCCTATCTTCTCATGGCATCGGCCGCTTTCGCAGCACTTTGGAGCACCGGCAAGCTGGACGAAAAGTGGGCATGGCTTTGCATCGTCTTTTCCCTGTTGATCATCGCGGCTCCTTCCGTTCTTATAATGACAGTGCGCACCAGACTGAGCTTCATTCCGCACCGCATCCGCTCGTTGCGCCCGGTAACACGCCTTGCCGATCTGTTGGCGAAGGTGGATCATCGCGTGCTTGGCGATAATAGACTGCTCGCGAAGAGCATTCTTCTTCAAGCATCCATCTTTTTGCTCGATGCGGCGACCCTCTGGGTTGTTCTGCATGCACTGGGCGTTGCTGCCTCACCTGGCGCGGCCTTCCTGAGCTTCGTTCTCGCCTCGGTCGTTGGAACCGTCTCACCGCTTCCGCTTGGCCTCGGATCTTTCGAGGGTGCCTGTGTGGGACTGTTGCACCTGCTTGGGATCCGGGTGGAGGAGGCGCTTGCCGCCACGCTTGTCTTCCGCGGACTGACATTCTGGTTGCCGATGGTCCCAGGACTGATCTTTATGCATGCCGAAGTCCGACTGACCGCGACAGGCGAGCGCCGCCAGGCGTGA
- a CDS encoding CBS domain-containing protein, which translates to MTIPAKSVMTTDLITVSPETTVAEAARRMLIHHVTAVPVVDPDNRPLGLVSEGDVMRHFGAQFQSKRAEWLRLLAEGETLAPEFLAEIRLNQQRVREIMHSTIISADQETSLAELADLMLKHGIKRVLILRDGVLVGIVSRADVVRAVVEKLDDLLEPTD; encoded by the coding sequence ATGACGATCCCCGCTAAATCGGTAATGACAACGGATTTAATTACGGTGTCGCCTGAGACCACCGTAGCCGAGGCCGCCCGGCGCATGCTGATCCATCACGTCACCGCCGTACCTGTGGTGGACCCCGATAACCGGCCGCTTGGATTGGTCAGCGAAGGCGACGTGATGCGCCACTTCGGCGCGCAGTTTCAAAGTAAGCGAGCGGAATGGCTACGCCTGCTGGCGGAAGGCGAGACACTCGCGCCGGAGTTTCTTGCCGAAATCCGCCTCAACCAGCAACGCGTCCGCGAGATTATGCATTCAACCATCATCTCCGCTGATCAGGAAACCTCTCTTGCAGAGTTGGCTGATCTGATGCTGAAACATGGGATCAAGCGCGTTCTTATCCTGCGTGACGGCGTGTTGGTTGGCATCGTCAGCCGCGCCGATGTGGTTCGGGCCGTGGTGGAAAAACTGGACGACTTGCTTGAGCCGACGGACTAG
- a CDS encoding universal stress protein, translating to MTIKTVLSILNVEHFDEDLKAAAAFCEIYGAHLSALVISMGSAGAIGEYNAMSTVWLDERQREIEELAEAADRVKDIIGRADLSCDVDHVYTEFAWADQDIAERALYADVVLVGRQAADDEDLRKRIFDGALFQTPTPILINRGPRAISSAAKSILVAWDSSNEASRAARQSLELLKQADVVYITLIDPVASMRANGEEPGADIAAYLARHGVKVQVDRLASGGRSADEVLRQHAVDVAADLIVMGAFSHPRWQQTLFGGVTRSMIEETSIPILMAH from the coding sequence ATGACAATCAAGACGGTATTGAGCATTCTCAACGTCGAACATTTCGATGAAGATCTGAAAGCGGCGGCTGCATTCTGTGAGATCTACGGAGCGCATCTCAGCGCGCTCGTCATTTCAATGGGTTCAGCGGGGGCGATAGGCGAATACAATGCCATGTCGACCGTCTGGCTCGATGAACGGCAGCGCGAGATCGAGGAACTTGCAGAAGCCGCAGACAGGGTGAAAGACATAATTGGCCGCGCGGACCTGTCCTGCGATGTCGACCACGTCTATACGGAATTTGCATGGGCCGACCAGGACATAGCGGAACGGGCGCTCTACGCGGATGTCGTGCTCGTCGGTCGGCAGGCGGCCGATGATGAAGACCTTCGCAAGCGGATCTTCGACGGCGCTCTCTTCCAAACGCCAACTCCCATCCTCATCAATCGCGGCCCGCGCGCCATCTCCTCAGCTGCAAAATCAATCCTCGTCGCGTGGGACTCCAGCAATGAAGCCTCTCGTGCAGCGCGCCAATCGCTCGAGCTTCTGAAACAGGCGGACGTGGTTTACATCACGCTGATAGACCCGGTCGCCAGTATGAGGGCGAATGGCGAGGAGCCGGGAGCCGACATTGCAGCCTACCTTGCCCGCCACGGTGTGAAAGTGCAGGTGGATCGCCTGGCCAGCGGCGGGCGGAGCGCGGACGAAGTCCTAAGACAACACGCGGTCGATGTTGCCGCCGATCTTATCGTCATGGGCGCCTTCAGCCATCCACGCTGGCAGCAAACGCTGTTTGGCGGGGTGACCCGTAGCATGATCGAGGAGACCAGCATCCCAATTCTCATGGCGCACTGA
- a CDS encoding YeeE/YedE family protein: protein MNTYLPSLAGGILIGASATMLLLLNGRIAGISGIVGHLAQGVGVTTNLAFVLGLLLGPIAYLLVFGDWPVVDITAGWPLIIVAGLLVGFGARMGSGCTSGHGVLGLARLSPRSMVAVATFLTAGMVAVTVLRSLGI from the coding sequence ATGAACACCTATCTCCCATCCCTGGCCGGCGGCATACTCATCGGCGCGTCCGCTACCATGCTTCTTCTTCTCAACGGCCGGATCGCCGGGATCAGCGGGATTGTCGGGCATCTCGCTCAGGGCGTCGGAGTGACCACCAATCTTGCCTTCGTGCTTGGGCTGCTGCTCGGGCCGATTGCCTACCTGCTCGTCTTCGGCGATTGGCCAGTGGTCGACATCACCGCAGGCTGGCCGCTCATCATCGTCGCGGGGCTGCTCGTCGGCTTCGGCGCGCGGATGGGCTCCGGCTGCACGAGCGGGCACGGCGTGCTGGGCCTCGCCCGCCTGTCGCCGCGCTCCATGGTGGCCGTCGCTACTTTCCTGACGGCCGGCATGGTCGCCGTCACAGTTTTGCGGAGCCTTGGAATATGA
- the bigR gene encoding sulfite-sensing transcriptional repressor BigR yields the protein MGMTSDLKAMMKAGVARAEMATRAGEVADLLKTLSHPARLMIVCTLIEGEYSVGELEEKLDVHQPHLSQHLTVLRGSGIVETRREGKQIFYRLTEAKAARLVAALYDIFCVKEEE from the coding sequence ATGGGAATGACGTCCGATCTGAAGGCGATGATGAAGGCGGGGGTTGCCCGCGCCGAAATGGCTACCCGGGCCGGCGAAGTTGCGGATCTATTGAAGACGCTGTCCCATCCGGCCCGCCTGATGATCGTCTGCACGCTCATCGAAGGCGAGTATTCGGTCGGCGAACTTGAAGAGAAACTCGACGTGCACCAGCCGCATCTGTCGCAGCACCTGACTGTGCTGCGTGGCTCCGGCATCGTCGAAACGCGACGGGAAGGAAAGCAGATCTTCTACCGCCTGACCGAGGCAAAGGCTGCCCGACTGGTCGCCGCCCTCTATGACATCTTCTGCGTGAAGGAAGAAGAATGA
- a CDS encoding cyclic nucleotide-binding domain-containing protein, with the protein MLQGATFHQDKQINNAVLLGSEPNCIQELFRRQPVERLVAGQSLFFEGDAAKHLFEVVEGTLRIFKIISDGRRVITGFLHAGDIVGVSLKDHYLYSAEAITNTKVRRFSRKAFDSEVASSSELRPEVFARLCDEMAAAQDQMVLLSCKSAEERICTFLLRELLRAVSEGQGDFVIELPMTRLDIADYLGLTIETVSRSITKLTNKGVLAPVGRHSLRVVKRSALVQLSGSDDELAGDGWKQAACERRPRH; encoded by the coding sequence ATGCTGCAGGGCGCCACTTTTCATCAAGACAAGCAGATCAACAATGCGGTGCTCCTTGGCTCCGAGCCGAATTGCATTCAGGAGCTTTTTAGGAGACAACCTGTCGAACGTCTGGTCGCCGGCCAGTCCCTTTTTTTCGAAGGCGACGCTGCCAAGCACCTGTTCGAAGTCGTCGAAGGGACCCTTCGCATCTTCAAGATCATCTCGGATGGCCGCCGCGTCATCACAGGATTTCTGCACGCCGGCGACATCGTCGGCGTCTCGCTGAAGGACCACTATCTCTACAGTGCCGAAGCCATTACCAACACGAAGGTACGACGTTTCTCGCGCAAGGCATTCGATAGCGAAGTCGCCAGTTCGTCGGAGTTGCGGCCGGAGGTCTTCGCCCGTCTCTGCGACGAAATGGCCGCTGCCCAAGATCAGATGGTCCTCCTGTCCTGCAAGAGCGCCGAAGAGCGGATTTGCACTTTTCTTCTAAGAGAGCTTCTTCGCGCGGTCTCGGAAGGGCAGGGCGATTTCGTGATCGAGCTGCCAATGACCCGACTGGACATCGCCGACTATCTCGGCCTCACCATCGAGACGGTTTCCCGTTCTATCACGAAGCTGACGAATAAGGGCGTGCTTGCGCCTGTGGGACGTCATTCCCTTCGCGTCGTGAAGCGGTCTGCGCTTGTGCAATTGTCAGGAAGTGACGACGAATTGGCGGGGGACGGGTGGAAGCAGGCTGCATGTGAAAGGCGGCCGCGCCACTGA
- a CDS encoding BON domain-containing protein, translated as MNDQILRPSVIEELDFEPGLDFEPGLDSTNIAIAVEGSIVRLSGKVGTSGEVELAERAASRVGAFVASFKAGVRATHEQIMIA; from the coding sequence ATGAACGACCAAATCTTGAGACCGAGCGTGATAGAAGAGCTCGATTTCGAACCGGGCCTAGATTTCGAACCGGGCCTTGACTCGACCAATATCGCCATCGCCGTCGAGGGAAGCATCGTTCGACTTTCCGGAAAGGTCGGAACATCTGGCGAGGTTGAGCTTGCGGAACGCGCGGCGAGCCGTGTGGGGGCGTTCGTGGCATCATTCAAGGCTGGGGTCCGCGCCACCCATGAGCAGATCATGATTGCATAA
- the ftsH gene encoding ATP-dependent zinc metalloprotease FtsH: MERKHGFNLGYLFVALLLIGLFQVWFATRDIAQPSYSDLVRMASEGKIQSVTITETMVEGKFKQPLDGKTFFATHRVDPAAAETFERAGVEITGASDSNWLTTLLSWIVPTVAFLAIWFFFFRRFAEQQGMGGLVTIGRSKAKVYLERKTGVTFQDVAGADEAKAELQEVVSFLKEKDRYSRLGARVPKGVLLVGPPGTGKTLLARAVAGEADVAFFSITGSEFVEMFVGVGAARVRDLFQQARAAAPCIIFIDELDALGRARSALGSFGAGDEKEQTLNQLLAELDGFDPGSGIVLLAATNRPEILDAALLRSGRFDRQIVVDRPDRPGRTAILALHCRKILLSKTVELDDVARLTPGFTGADLANLVNEAAIFATRRNADCVEMDDFTRAMERIVAGAERRSRLLAAPERERVAVHEMGHAIAAAALRRTDPVQKVSIIPRSVGALGYTLQRPTDDRFLVTAPELLERIVALLAGRAAEELVFSEISTGAADDLAKATDIARSYVTRFGMSRLGQAVLEAPRLQWLDDVRAASMQRDYADATARDVDLAIREILETAYQDARNVLAARIVDLKAGARLLLERETITPADFPAIRREEAAVLPVQGLSVASNRP; this comes from the coding sequence ATGGAACGCAAGCACGGCTTCAACCTCGGATACCTTTTCGTGGCATTGCTCCTGATCGGACTGTTCCAAGTGTGGTTTGCGACGCGTGACATTGCGCAGCCGTCCTATAGTGATCTCGTTCGCATGGCGAGCGAGGGCAAGATCCAGTCTGTGACGATCACCGAGACGATGGTCGAGGGAAAGTTCAAACAGCCGCTCGATGGAAAGACCTTCTTTGCAACCCATCGCGTCGATCCGGCGGCAGCAGAAACCTTTGAAAGGGCTGGCGTCGAGATTACTGGTGCCAGTGACAGCAACTGGCTGACAACACTTCTGTCCTGGATCGTTCCGACTGTCGCCTTTCTCGCAATCTGGTTCTTCTTCTTCCGAAGGTTCGCCGAACAGCAGGGCATGGGCGGGCTCGTGACGATCGGCAGGTCCAAAGCCAAGGTCTATCTCGAACGGAAGACGGGTGTGACCTTCCAGGACGTTGCCGGCGCCGACGAGGCCAAGGCCGAACTGCAGGAGGTCGTCTCGTTTCTCAAGGAGAAGGACCGGTACTCGCGCCTTGGCGCGCGCGTGCCGAAAGGCGTGCTGCTTGTCGGTCCGCCCGGAACCGGCAAGACCCTTCTGGCACGAGCGGTCGCCGGAGAGGCCGACGTCGCTTTCTTTTCCATTACAGGATCGGAATTTGTCGAAATGTTCGTGGGTGTCGGTGCCGCTCGCGTTCGCGACCTGTTTCAACAGGCGCGCGCCGCAGCACCCTGCATCATCTTCATCGACGAACTCGACGCGTTGGGACGGGCACGAAGCGCGCTTGGGTCTTTCGGCGCGGGAGACGAAAAGGAGCAGACACTCAACCAGCTGCTTGCCGAACTCGATGGTTTCGATCCCGGTTCCGGCATCGTTCTGCTTGCTGCAACGAACCGTCCCGAGATTCTTGATGCTGCGTTGCTTCGGTCGGGCCGCTTCGACCGGCAGATTGTCGTCGATCGCCCGGACCGGCCGGGCCGCACTGCAATCCTTGCCCTGCATTGCCGCAAGATCCTGCTGTCGAAGACAGTCGAGCTGGACGACGTGGCGCGCCTGACGCCAGGCTTCACCGGAGCCGATCTGGCAAACCTCGTCAACGAAGCTGCAATCTTTGCAACGCGCCGCAATGCGGACTGCGTCGAGATGGACGACTTCACGAGAGCCATGGAACGGATCGTGGCGGGCGCCGAAAGGCGAAGCCGGCTTCTGGCAGCGCCCGAGCGCGAAAGGGTCGCCGTCCACGAAATGGGGCATGCGATTGCCGCAGCCGCGTTGCGGCGCACCGACCCGGTGCAGAAAGTGTCGATTATTCCACGCAGCGTGGGTGCACTCGGCTACACCTTGCAGAGGCCGACCGACGATCGTTTTCTCGTCACCGCACCGGAGTTGCTGGAGAGGATCGTCGCATTGTTGGCAGGTCGTGCGGCCGAGGAACTGGTCTTTTCGGAAATCTCGACGGGGGCGGCCGACGATCTCGCGAAAGCCACTGACATCGCTCGCAGTTATGTTACGCGCTTTGGCATGAGCCGGCTCGGGCAAGCGGTCCTGGAGGCACCGCGGCTGCAATGGCTGGACGATGTGCGAGCAGCCTCCATGCAGCGCGACTATGCCGATGCGACAGCCCGCGACGTTGATCTGGCAATCCGGGAGATACTGGAAACGGCCTATCAGGACGCCAGGAACGTTCTGGCCGCCCGGATCGTGGACCTGAAGGCTGGCGCTCGCCTTCTGCTGGAGCGCGAGACGATCACACCCGCCGATTTTCCGGCAATTCGGCGCGAAGAGGCAGCGGTCTTGCCCGTCCAGGGCCTATCTGTGGCATCAAACCGACCATGA